Proteins encoded in a region of the Canis lupus familiaris isolate Mischka breed German Shepherd chromosome 1, alternate assembly UU_Cfam_GSD_1.0, whole genome shotgun sequence genome:
- the OR6Z1 gene encoding olfactory receptor family 6 subfamily Z member 1 has translation MESSLELGNMTRVQEFVLLGLSTRPGIRNALFAVFLTLYLLTLLENTLIIYLICSHSELHKPMYFFLGNLSCLEMCYVSVTMPSLLLGLWTGPCHVPFTACMTQLFFFIVLICTECTLLASMAYDRYVAICRPLHYPLLMRPQVCLGLALSSWIGGLLVSVVKTSCIASLSYCGPNVLNQFFCDVSPLLNLSCTHVALTELVDFISAIVIFCGTLLAALASYSAIVVAVLLMPSAAARRKAFSTCASHLIVVGIFYSAALFIYCRPSRIKSMDLNKVLSVIYTVVTPMCNPIIYCLRNKEVHVVLRKTLHWP, from the coding sequence ATGGAGAGTTCTCTGGAGTTGGGCAACATGACCAGAGTCCAGGAGTTTGTCTTGCTGGGTTTGTCCACCAGGCCGGGCATAAGGAATGCCCTGTTTGCTGTCTTCCTGACCCTCTACCTGCTGACCCTCCTGGAAAACACCCTCATCATCTACCTCATCTGCAGTCACAGCGAGCTCCACAAGCCCATGTACTTCTTCTTGGGTAACCTGAGCTGCCTAGAGATGTGCTATGTGTCAGTGACCATGCCCAGTCTGCTCCTGGGGCTTTGGACTGGACCCTGCCATGTACCCTTCACAGCCTGCATGACCCAGCTCTTCTTCTTTATAGTCCTCATCTGCACGGAGTGCACCCTCCTGGCCtccatggcctatgaccgctacgTGGCCATCTGCCGCCCACTCCACTACCCACTGCTCATGAGGCCCCAGGTCTGCCTGGGCTTGGCCTTGTCTTCATGGATTGGGGGGCTGCTGGTCTCAGTGGTCAAGACATCTTGCATTGCCAGCCTGTCCTACTGTGGCCCCAATGTCCTCAACCAATTTTTCTGTGATGTCTCCCCTCTGCTCAACCTGTCTTGCACCCACGTGGCCCTGACGGAGCTGGTGGACTTCATCTCTGCCATCGTCATCTTCTGTGGAACACTGTTGGCAGCATTAGCCTCCTACTCAGCCATCGTGGTGGCTGTGCTCCTCATGCCATCAGCCGCTGCCCGACGCAAGGCCTTTTCCACCTGTGCCTCCCACCTGATTGTGGTGGGCATCTTCTACTCAGCAGCCCTCTTCATCTACTGCCGTCCCAGCCGTATCAAATCCATGGACCTCAACAAGGTGCTGTCAGTCATCTACACGGTAGTCACGCCCATGTGCAACCCCATCATCTACTGCCTGAGGAACAAAGAGGTCCATGTGGTGCTTCGGAAAACTCTCCACTGGCCTTGA